In one window of Chryseobacterium viscerum DNA:
- a CDS encoding pyridoxal phosphate-dependent aminotransferase, which translates to MDKLSDRVKRLGYSQTFVMSNKAREMKASGIDVISLTLGEPDFDVPDNIKQAAFDAINQNYSHYSPVPGFLELREAIAYKLKRDNNLEYKPTQICVSNGAKQAILNVLASIINDGDEVLLPAPYWVSYDEMVKMMGGASVMLPTSYLTDFKVTAEQLEEAITEKTKAVLFSSPCNPSGGYYTYDELKSIAKVIAKYPHVTIISDEIYEYINYETKTTSIAQFPEVYEQTAVINGMSKAFAMTGWRIGYSACPEWLAKACEKVQGQMTSGANTMAQRASITALKTDPSEYRYMIDAFKERRDLVYELIKEIPGFKVLLPKAAFYFFPDISHYIGKTLNGTEIKNSDDFAMFLLENAHVGCVGGFSFGSPECIRFSYAASEEDLREAMKRIKNLLEQFN; encoded by the coding sequence ATGGACAAACTTTCAGATAGAGTAAAAAGATTAGGATACTCACAGACATTTGTAATGTCAAACAAAGCCAGAGAAATGAAAGCCAGTGGAATAGATGTGATCAGCTTAACTCTTGGTGAACCGGATTTCGATGTTCCGGACAATATCAAACAGGCAGCTTTTGATGCCATCAACCAAAACTACAGCCATTACTCTCCTGTGCCTGGATTTCTGGAACTGCGTGAGGCTATCGCTTACAAATTAAAAAGAGATAATAACCTGGAATACAAACCTACTCAGATCTGTGTTTCAAATGGAGCTAAGCAAGCTATTCTGAATGTTCTTGCATCCATTATCAATGATGGGGATGAAGTTCTTCTTCCAGCACCGTATTGGGTAAGCTATGATGAAATGGTAAAAATGATGGGTGGAGCTTCTGTGATGCTTCCTACATCTTATTTAACAGACTTTAAAGTAACAGCAGAACAGCTTGAAGAAGCTATTACAGAGAAGACCAAAGCTGTACTTTTCAGTTCTCCATGTAATCCGTCAGGCGGCTATTATACCTACGACGAATTAAAATCAATCGCTAAAGTTATCGCTAAATATCCTCACGTGACAATAATTTCTGACGAGATTTACGAGTATATCAATTACGAAACAAAAACAACTTCTATCGCACAGTTTCCTGAAGTTTATGAACAGACAGCGGTAATCAACGGAATGTCAAAAGCATTCGCAATGACAGGATGGAGAATCGGATATTCTGCATGTCCGGAATGGCTGGCAAAAGCTTGTGAAAAAGTACAGGGACAGATGACCAGCGGAGCCAACACTATGGCACAAAGAGCATCTATTACTGCATTAAAAACAGATCCTTCTGAATACAGATATATGATTGACGCTTTCAAAGAAAGAAGAGATCTTGTGTATGAACTGATCAAAGAAATCCCAGGATTTAAAGTATTACTTCCTAAAGCTGCATTCTATTTCTTCCCGGATATTTCGCACTATATCGGAAAAACGTTGAACGGAACCGAAATCAAAAACTCTGATGACTTTGCCATGTTCCTTCTGGAAAATGCTCATGTAGGCTGTGTTGGAGGATTCTCTTTCGGAAGTCCGGAATGTATCAGGTTCTCTTATGCCGCTTCTGAGGAAGATTTGAGAGAAGCTATGAAACGAATCAAAAATTTATTGGAACAATTCAATTAA
- a CDS encoding M16 family metallopeptidase encodes MNLLKKLTIATSIAAASFAGYAFGQDFQWKEGNSSGYKYKYVTNDPTSARYYTLKNGLTVILSPTNKDPRIQTYIATKAGSKTDPADHTGLAHYLEHMLFKGTNQFGSKDWAKEKPLLDQIDALYEKYNQTKDEAKRKEIYKEIDKVSGEAAKFAIANEYDKMMAGMGADGTNAFTSFEQTVYTEDVPSNVLDKFLAVQAERFREPVLRLFHTELEAVYEEKNRSLDDDGDKVFDTMFANLFPNNNYGKQTTIGTIEHLKNPSLHAIREYYNNYYVPNNMGIIMSGDFNPDEVIAKIDKAFSYMKPKAIPEYKVGQEKAITSPIVKEVVGPNPENVMLGFRFPGASTKDARMLNLVGNMLTNGQAGLIDLDLVKKQKLLGAYAGSYALKDYSVLLLQGKPTEGQSLDEVKNLLLQEIDKLRKGDFSDDLIQSIVNNEKKGIIQKDEKYSSRASILMDEFTSDIDHKASLEYVDEISKLTKKDIMDFVSKYLQNNNYVAVYKRKGEDKSIVKVDKPTITPVSVNREDQSPFLKKIDEMPENPIAPVWLNYDKDIAKNKLADVDILSVKNTDNALFRMYYHFDSGKWNNKILPIAAEYLQYLGTKDKSSEVISKEFYKLASSFNVGAGNEETYVSLEGLNENFDKTIALFEDLIKNCQADQGALDAYKTRLKKARANAKQNKGTIMAGLRSYAQYGAQNPFNNVLSDAELDALKAEDLINVLHDLFNFKHKVLYYGPKSGNEVVASLKPVHKLPAALKDLPKSKTFAQIPTDKNKVLFAHYDMVQAEVFWVRNSDQYNPSTTPTVSLFNNYFGGGMGSIVFQTIRESKALAYSTYSYFALPSKKTDKDMIMAYVGTQADKFNESTTAMNELLTTLPKSEQLFETAKSGLKKSIASERITQDGIIFSYLKSQKLGNSFDMRKNVYEQAPKLSFTDINSFHDKEMKNKNYTYCLVASQDKVNEADMKKLGEVKKLNLTEIFGY; translated from the coding sequence ATGAATCTGTTAAAAAAACTAACCATCGCAACCAGTATTGCAGCCGCAAGTTTTGCAGGATATGCTTTTGGCCAGGATTTCCAGTGGAAAGAAGGAAATTCTAGCGGCTACAAGTACAAATACGTTACCAATGATCCTACTTCTGCAAGGTACTATACCTTAAAGAACGGACTAACAGTTATCCTGAGTCCTACGAATAAGGACCCGAGGATACAAACATATATTGCCACAAAGGCAGGAAGTAAAACCGACCCTGCAGACCACACAGGTCTTGCCCACTATCTGGAGCATATGCTTTTCAAAGGAACCAATCAGTTTGGCTCTAAAGACTGGGCGAAAGAAAAACCTCTTTTAGACCAGATTGATGCTCTTTACGAAAAGTACAACCAGACTAAGGACGAAGCTAAAAGAAAAGAAATCTACAAAGAGATTGATAAGGTTTCCGGAGAAGCTGCCAAATTTGCAATTGCCAATGAATACGACAAGATGATGGCTGGTATGGGAGCTGACGGAACCAACGCCTTCACTTCCTTTGAACAGACAGTGTACACAGAAGATGTGCCGTCCAATGTTCTTGACAAATTCCTTGCTGTGCAGGCTGAAAGATTCAGAGAGCCTGTTTTAAGACTTTTCCATACAGAGCTTGAAGCGGTATATGAAGAAAAAAACAGATCTCTTGATGATGATGGAGATAAAGTTTTTGATACGATGTTTGCCAATCTTTTCCCTAACAACAACTATGGAAAACAAACAACCATCGGAACCATTGAGCATTTAAAAAATCCATCTCTGCATGCTATCAGAGAATATTACAACAATTATTATGTTCCCAACAACATGGGAATCATTATGTCCGGAGATTTTAATCCGGATGAAGTAATTGCAAAGATTGACAAGGCTTTCTCATACATGAAACCTAAAGCTATTCCTGAATATAAAGTAGGACAGGAAAAAGCAATTACATCTCCTATTGTAAAAGAAGTTGTAGGCCCTAATCCTGAAAATGTAATGCTTGGTTTCAGATTCCCAGGAGCTTCTACGAAAGACGCAAGAATGCTGAACCTTGTTGGAAATATGCTTACCAACGGACAGGCAGGATTGATTGACCTTGATCTGGTAAAAAAACAAAAATTACTGGGAGCATATGCAGGCTCTTATGCTTTAAAAGATTATTCAGTATTACTTTTACAAGGAAAACCAACTGAAGGACAGTCTCTGGATGAAGTAAAAAATCTTCTTCTTCAGGAGATTGATAAATTAAGAAAAGGAGATTTTTCTGATGATCTTATTCAATCTATCGTCAACAACGAAAAGAAAGGTATTATTCAGAAGGATGAAAAATATTCATCAAGAGCAAGTATTCTGATGGATGAATTTACTTCAGACATTGACCACAAAGCATCGTTGGAATATGTTGATGAAATTTCCAAGCTTACAAAGAAAGACATCATGGATTTCGTATCCAAATATCTTCAGAATAACAACTATGTTGCGGTTTATAAAAGAAAAGGAGAAGACAAGAGTATCGTGAAAGTTGACAAACCAACCATCACACCAGTTTCTGTAAACAGAGAAGACCAGTCTCCATTCCTTAAGAAGATTGATGAAATGCCTGAAAACCCTATCGCTCCGGTATGGCTGAATTATGATAAAGACATTGCTAAAAACAAATTAGCTGATGTAGACATACTTTCTGTAAAAAACACAGACAACGCGCTATTCAGAATGTATTATCACTTTGATTCAGGAAAATGGAATAACAAAATTCTTCCTATAGCAGCAGAATATCTTCAGTATTTAGGAACTAAAGATAAATCTTCAGAAGTAATCAGTAAAGAATTCTACAAACTTGCTTCAAGCTTTAATGTAGGAGCTGGAAATGAAGAAACTTATGTATCTCTTGAAGGGTTAAATGAAAACTTTGATAAAACAATTGCTTTATTTGAAGATCTGATTAAAAACTGCCAGGCAGACCAAGGGGCTCTTGATGCTTACAAAACAAGGCTGAAGAAAGCCAGAGCGAATGCGAAACAAAACAAAGGAACCATCATGGCCGGACTGAGAAGTTACGCACAGTATGGAGCACAAAACCCTTTCAACAATGTACTAAGCGATGCTGAGCTTGATGCATTAAAAGCAGAAGATCTTATTAATGTACTTCACGACCTCTTCAATTTCAAACATAAGGTACTGTATTACGGTCCGAAATCAGGAAACGAAGTGGTGGCATCATTAAAACCTGTCCACAAACTTCCTGCAGCCCTGAAAGATCTTCCTAAGTCTAAAACTTTCGCTCAGATCCCAACAGATAAAAACAAGGTATTATTCGCTCATTATGATATGGTGCAGGCAGAAGTTTTCTGGGTAAGAAATTCTGACCAGTATAATCCTTCTACAACTCCTACCGTAAGTTTGTTCAACAACTATTTCGGAGGCGGAATGGGATCTATTGTTTTCCAGACGATCAGAGAATCTAAAGCTCTTGCCTACTCTACATACTCATATTTTGCACTTCCTAGCAAGAAAACAGATAAGGATATGATTATGGCATATGTAGGAACGCAGGCAGACAAATTCAATGAGTCTACAACGGCCATGAATGAGCTTTTGACTACCCTTCCAAAATCTGAGCAGCTATTCGAAACAGCAAAAAGCGGATTGAAAAAATCAATTGCTTCTGAAAGAATCACTCAGGACGGAATCATCTTCTCTTATCTGAAATCTCAAAAACTTGGAAACAGTTTTGACATGAGAAAGAACGTCTACGAACAGGCACCAAAACTGTCTTTCACAGATATCAATTCTTTCCATGATAAGGAAATGAAGAATAAAAACTACACATACTGCCTTGTGGCTTCCCAAGACAAAGTGAATGAGGCCGATATGAAGAAATTAGGTGAAGTAAAAAAACTTAATTTAACTGAAATATTTGGTTATTAA
- a CDS encoding peroxiredoxin, translating to MSLVGKKFPNLTIDAMSEMGDDLRINILDEAVNNQQKVLLFWYPKDFTFVCPTELHAFQEALGEFEKRNTKVIGASCDTNEVHFAWLNTPKDNGGIEGVTYPLLADTHRQLANTLGIVDQDFEYDEDGNEVFTGSNITYRATYLIDETGKIFHEAVNDMPLGRNVKEFLRLIDAYTHVQKHGEVCPANWEEGKDAMKADRTSTAEYLAKN from the coding sequence ATGTCTTTAGTAGGAAAAAAATTCCCAAATTTAACAATTGACGCAATGTCGGAAATGGGTGACGATCTAAGAATCAACATCCTTGATGAAGCAGTAAACAACCAGCAAAAAGTTCTTTTATTCTGGTACCCTAAAGATTTCACTTTCGTATGTCCTACTGAGCTTCACGCTTTTCAGGAGGCTTTAGGTGAATTCGAAAAAAGAAACACTAAAGTAATCGGTGCATCTTGTGATACAAACGAAGTACACTTCGCATGGCTGAACACACCAAAAGATAATGGAGGTATCGAAGGAGTAACTTACCCACTTTTAGCTGATACTCACAGACAATTGGCAAACACTTTGGGAATTGTTGATCAGGATTTTGAATATGATGAGGATGGAAACGAAGTTTTCACAGGTTCTAATATAACTTACAGAGCTACTTACCTTATCGACGAAACTGGAAAAATCTTCCACGAAGCGGTAAACGATATGCCTCTTGGAAGAAATGTAAAAGAATTCTTAAGATTAATCGACGCTTACACTCACGTTCAAAAACATGGTGAAGTATGTCCTGCAAACTGGGAAGAAGGAAAAGACGCTATGAAAGCTGACAGAACTTCTACAGCAGAATATTTAGCTAAGAACTAA
- a CDS encoding thioredoxin family protein — translation MYTELTEDTLQNIVNDHEKVVVQYGATWCGNCRIMKPKFKKLASENDSIPFLYVDAEKLPESRKLAKVDNLPTFAIFKNGELVNQVQSNQTESLINLFNELA, via the coding sequence ATGTACACAGAATTAACCGAAGATACATTACAAAATATAGTTAACGACCACGAAAAAGTAGTTGTTCAATATGGCGCAACATGGTGCGGAAACTGCAGAATCATGAAACCAAAATTCAAAAAATTAGCATCTGAAAATGACTCTATTCCATTTTTATATGTAGATGCTGAAAAGCTTCCTGAAAGCAGAAAATTAGCAAAAGTAGACAACTTACCTACTTTCGCCATCTTTAAAAACGGTGAATTGGTCAACCAGGTTCAATCTAACCAGACAGAAAGCTTAATTAATCTTTTTAACGAATTAGCATAA
- a CDS encoding DUF6952 family protein translates to MKLPVIRQFYQNQTPENLEKTLEVLESFCEFRGTSEEDLNVAGELITNICGALEVHANVQNGMSEKDALNSFAQKVLGSIDK, encoded by the coding sequence ATGAAATTACCCGTAATCAGACAGTTTTATCAGAATCAGACTCCTGAAAACCTTGAAAAAACATTAGAAGTACTGGAAAGTTTCTGCGAATTCAGAGGAACAAGCGAAGAAGACTTAAATGTTGCAGGAGAATTGATTACCAACATTTGTGGAGCTTTAGAAGTTCACGCCAACGTACAGAACGGAATGAGTGAGAAAGATGCTTTAAACTCTTTTGCTCAGAAGGTTTTAGGATCAATTGACAAATAA
- a CDS encoding Bax inhibitor-1 family protein: MMTDVLVAHSSDVEKASFYKKTYLHVALSILVFIGVETILLKTVPKEIIFMMFAQKYIWLLIIGVFWLASVLASKWSLSQSKSTQYLGLGFYILLEAIIFMPLLFIATNIEGGANVIFQAATLTIAMFAGISAVAFTSKRDFSFLRNIIVIGGFISIGLIVGGMIFGFNLGLWFSVGMMILASATILYQTSKLKDSYGTNQYVGAALQLFASIMLLFWYILSILMSRRN; this comes from the coding sequence ATGATGACAGATGTTTTAGTCGCTCATTCTTCGGATGTGGAGAAGGCGAGTTTTTACAAGAAGACGTATTTGCATGTTGCTTTATCTATTCTTGTATTTATTGGGGTTGAAACGATATTATTGAAAACTGTTCCAAAAGAAATTATTTTCATGATGTTTGCTCAGAAATATATTTGGTTACTAATCATTGGAGTTTTCTGGTTAGCTTCTGTATTAGCCTCTAAATGGTCGCTTTCCCAAAGTAAATCTACTCAGTATTTAGGACTAGGTTTTTATATCCTTTTGGAGGCAATTATCTTTATGCCTCTACTTTTCATTGCCACTAATATTGAAGGAGGAGCCAATGTAATCTTCCAGGCTGCTACTTTAACTATTGCTATGTTTGCAGGTATTTCTGCGGTAGCATTTACTTCTAAAAGAGATTTTTCTTTCTTAAGAAATATCATCGTAATTGGTGGATTTATCTCAATCGGGCTGATTGTAGGAGGGATGATCTTTGGTTTTAACCTTGGATTGTGGTTCTCAGTTGGAATGATGATTTTAGCCTCAGCTACTATTTTATATCAGACCAGTAAACTAAAAGACTCATACGGGACGAATCAGTATGTAGGAGCGGCATTACAGCTTTTTGCTTCTATTATGCTTCTTTTCTGGTATATTCTGAGTATTTTGATGAGCAGAAGAAACTAA
- a CDS encoding peptidylprolyl isomerase, with amino-acid sequence MKKLLLGLALVGGQLVFAQKTGVKVENSQKKEQPAAISKEKVSLYNDNFLKFVEALQASDRATIDGLLSEKVKEIVTDNVLKKVKDGIDPNKKLEILKAGYYKTMDGTNHPSIKYKYAGESSSKEAITAVFEDDGKILGVLPAK; translated from the coding sequence ATGAAAAAATTATTGTTGGGACTTGCTCTTGTGGGTGGACAGTTAGTGTTTGCTCAGAAGACGGGTGTGAAGGTTGAGAACAGTCAAAAGAAAGAGCAGCCAGCTGCTATAAGTAAGGAGAAAGTAAGTCTGTACAATGACAACTTTCTTAAGTTTGTTGAGGCTTTACAAGCTTCTGACCGTGCAACTATTGATGGATTACTTTCTGAGAAAGTAAAGGAAATTGTGACAGACAATGTTCTGAAAAAGGTCAAAGATGGCATTGACCCAAATAAAAAGCTTGAAATCTTAAAAGCAGGATATTATAAAACAATGGATGGTACCAATCATCCAAGTATTAAATATAAATATGCAGGAGAATCATCTTCCAAAGAAGCCATTACGGCTGTGTTTGAAGATGATGGGAAAATTCTGGGTGTATTGCCTGCGAAATAA
- a CDS encoding acyl-CoA reductase, protein MNTENQVLGLIKLSDYIKAFLAKKPEDHNEDDADIELLLKRSEIENPWFTIDNQKFALQQWADLLTEENIKKWLGNYSISKISKRVGLILAGNIPLVGFHDVMSVVLGNHIPVIKLSSKDKRMIPFLLKKWNEFSNESVVFEFVEKLENFDAVIATGSNNTARYLEYYFKNHLSIIRKNRTSVAVLKGDETSEELELLAKDIFQYFGLGCRNVTRIFIPQDFVIDRLFESFLEFQDIINHNKYANNYDYNRAVYLLNQDKFWDNNFVMLKEDDKLFSPLSVINFSRYESLDDVKTFIAENEENIQCIVAKEEIGLNAISFGEAQNPGLDTYADNVDTMKFLELV, encoded by the coding sequence ATGAATACCGAAAATCAAGTTTTAGGACTTATTAAATTAAGTGATTATATAAAAGCGTTTTTAGCGAAGAAACCGGAGGATCACAATGAGGATGATGCTGATATTGAATTATTGTTGAAAAGGTCTGAAATAGAGAACCCGTGGTTTACTATTGATAATCAGAAATTTGCTTTACAGCAGTGGGCAGATCTTTTAACTGAAGAAAATATCAAGAAGTGGCTTGGGAATTATTCAATCTCTAAAATATCAAAAAGAGTTGGACTTATTTTAGCCGGAAATATTCCTTTGGTAGGCTTTCATGATGTGATGTCCGTTGTTTTGGGCAATCATATTCCTGTTATTAAACTGTCTTCAAAGGATAAGCGTATGATTCCGTTTTTATTAAAGAAATGGAATGAATTTTCCAATGAGAGTGTAGTGTTTGAATTTGTAGAAAAATTAGAAAATTTTGATGCAGTTATTGCTACAGGAAGTAATAATACAGCCAGATATCTGGAGTATTATTTTAAAAATCATTTAAGCATTATCCGTAAGAACAGAACTTCTGTTGCGGTGTTGAAAGGTGATGAAACGAGTGAAGAACTGGAGCTGCTGGCAAAAGATATTTTCCAGTATTTTGGACTTGGATGCCGAAATGTGACGAGAATTTTTATTCCGCAGGATTTTGTCATTGACAGATTGTTTGAAAGTTTCTTAGAATTCCAGGATATCATTAATCATAATAAATATGCCAACAACTATGATTATAACAGAGCGGTTTATCTTTTGAATCAGGATAAATTTTGGGATAATAATTTTGTGATGCTGAAAGAAGATGATAAACTGTTTAGCCCACTTTCTGTAATCAATTTCAGCAGATATGAGTCTTTGGATGATGTGAAAACTTTTATTGCTGAAAATGAAGAAAATATTCAGTGTATAGTAGCAAAAGAAGAGATCGGGTTGAATGCGATTTCATTTGGTGAAGCGCAAAATCCAGGGCTTGATACTTATGCGGATAACGTGGATACAATGAAATTTTTAGAACTGGTCTGA
- a CDS encoding 4Fe-4S binding protein, whose amino-acid sequence MAIKITDECINCGACEPECPNNAIYEGAVDWKASDGTALQGTITMPSGLTVDADAPQEPVSDDVYFIVTDKCTECKGFHEEPQCAAVCPVDCCVPDEDHVESEESLLNKKAFLHGE is encoded by the coding sequence ATGGCTATTAAAATAACTGATGAATGCATTAATTGTGGGGCTTGCGAACCGGAATGTCCAAACAATGCAATATATGAAGGAGCTGTAGATTGGAAAGCTTCTGACGGTACGGCTCTTCAAGGTACGATTACAATGCCGTCGGGACTTACTGTAGATGCAGATGCACCACAGGAACCTGTAAGTGATGATGTATATTTCATTGTAACAGATAAATGTACAGAATGCAAAGGATTCCATGAAGAACCTCAGTGTGCGGCAGTATGCCCTGTAGACTGTTGTGTTCCTGACGAGGATCACGTAGAATCTGAAGAATCTCTGCTTAATAAAAAAGCATTCTTACACGGCGAATAA
- the serC gene encoding 3-phosphoserine/phosphohydroxythreonine transaminase gives MNKKHNFSAGPCILPQEVFEKSAQAILDFNGIGLSLLEISHRSKDFVAVMDEARAIVKRLMNLGDDYEVLYLGGGASLQFAMVPYNLMKVGGKAAYLDTGTWAAGAIKEAKKVGTVDVVGSSKEENYSFIPKDYTIGAEYDYFHCTSNNTIYGTQMKSFPEVDTLMVCDMSSDIFSRQLDFSKFDLIYAGAQKNMGPAGVTLVVIKKEILGKTGRENMFSILDYSQHIAKESMYNTPPVFPVYASLLTLQYLEKNGGIAAAEQRNEAKAKLLYNEIDSNPLFETFCVKEDRSLMNVSFKITDESKKEEFDNAWKAAGISGLNGHRSLGGYRASLYNALPIESVQVLVDVMKSIK, from the coding sequence ATGAACAAAAAGCACAACTTCAGCGCGGGGCCATGTATTTTACCACAAGAGGTATTTGAAAAATCTGCACAGGCTATCCTTGACTTCAATGGTATTGGATTGTCTCTTCTTGAAATTTCTCACAGAAGTAAAGATTTCGTTGCAGTAATGGACGAAGCGCGTGCAATTGTAAAAAGACTGATGAATCTTGGCGATGATTATGAAGTACTTTATTTAGGGGGAGGTGCCAGCCTGCAGTTTGCCATGGTTCCTTACAACCTTATGAAAGTAGGTGGAAAAGCAGCTTACCTGGATACAGGAACTTGGGCAGCCGGGGCCATCAAAGAAGCAAAAAAAGTAGGAACAGTAGATGTAGTAGGTTCTTCAAAAGAAGAAAATTATTCTTTTATTCCTAAAGACTATACGATAGGTGCAGAATACGATTATTTCCACTGCACTTCCAACAACACGATCTACGGAACTCAAATGAAATCTTTCCCAGAAGTGGATACGCTGATGGTATGTGACATGAGTTCTGATATTTTCTCAAGACAACTGGATTTTTCCAAATTTGATCTGATCTATGCTGGTGCTCAGAAGAATATGGGACCTGCAGGAGTTACTTTAGTCGTGATAAAAAAAGAAATCCTTGGAAAAACAGGAAGAGAAAATATGTTTTCTATCCTGGATTACTCCCAGCATATCGCTAAGGAATCCATGTACAATACGCCGCCGGTATTCCCTGTATATGCCTCTTTACTTACTCTTCAGTATCTTGAAAAGAACGGAGGAATTGCTGCTGCAGAACAGAGAAACGAAGCAAAAGCTAAACTTCTATATAACGAAATCGACAGCAATCCCTTATTTGAAACTTTCTGCGTGAAAGAAGACCGTTCACTGATGAATGTTTCTTTCAAAATTACAGATGAAAGCAAAAAGGAAGAGTTTGACAATGCATGGAAAGCAGCAGGAATCAGTGGATTAAACGGACACAGAAGCCTGGGCGGATACAGAGCAAGTTTATACAATGCCTTACCCATTGAAAGTGTACAGGTTTTGGTAGATGTAATGAAGTCAATCAAATAA
- a CDS encoding D-2-hydroxyacid dehydrogenase: MKVLANDGISKAGENALKEAGIEILDNRVAQDHVINFINDNNVDVLLVRSVTKVRKELIDACPGLKIIGRGGIGMDNIDVEYAKSKGIKIINTPTASSKSVAELVFGHFISLARFLHESNRLMPLEGDTHFSAMKKSFSNAYELSGKTLGVIGFGSIGQEVIKIGISLGMKVTVLTRSHKTEVLTLNFFDGQSVNFEITSTNDMDAFLKNADFISINTPKTNEYIIDTPQFEKMKDGAYIVNTARGGVINEVTLIDFIESGKIAGAALDVFENEPSPELPLLMNPALSLSPHVGGNTVDAQEKIGIELAEQIIKLQKETIR, from the coding sequence ATGAAAGTTTTAGCAAACGATGGAATCTCAAAAGCAGGAGAAAACGCTTTAAAAGAAGCCGGAATAGAAATCCTGGACAATAGAGTGGCTCAGGATCACGTTATTAATTTTATCAACGATAATAATGTGGACGTTCTTCTTGTAAGAAGTGTAACGAAAGTGAGAAAGGAATTGATTGATGCATGTCCCGGTCTTAAAATTATAGGAAGAGGCGGTATCGGGATGGACAACATTGATGTGGAATATGCCAAAAGCAAGGGTATTAAAATAATCAATACTCCTACGGCATCTTCAAAATCGGTGGCAGAATTAGTTTTCGGACATTTCATTTCACTGGCAAGATTCCTTCACGAATCCAACAGACTGATGCCTTTGGAAGGAGATACTCATTTCAGCGCTATGAAAAAGTCATTTAGCAATGCGTATGAACTTTCAGGGAAAACATTAGGAGTAATCGGCTTTGGAAGTATTGGCCAGGAAGTCATAAAAATAGGAATCTCTTTAGGAATGAAAGTAACCGTTCTGACAAGAAGCCATAAAACAGAAGTTCTAACCCTGAATTTCTTTGACGGACAGTCTGTCAACTTTGAAATCACTTCCACCAATGATATGGATGCATTCCTGAAAAATGCAGATTTCATCAGTATCAATACGCCGAAAACGAATGAATATATTATAGATACCCCTCAGTTTGAAAAAATGAAAGATGGGGCCTATATTGTAAATACTGCAAGAGGAGGTGTCATCAATGAAGTGACACTGATTGATTTTATTGAGTCAGGAAAAATAGCCGGAGCTGCATTGGACGTTTTTGAAAACGAACCGAGTCCGGAGCTACCTTTACTGATGAACCCTGCCCTATCTCTTTCTCCACACGTTGGAGGAAATACAGTAGATGCCCAGGAAAAAATCGGTATCGAACTTGCAGAACAAATTATTAAGCTACAAAAAGAAACTATAAGATAA